Genomic segment of Dactylococcopsis salina PCC 8305:
ATCCTGAATCATGTCTTCTGCTTTTTGTAAAGAGGATCGAGCTAAATTATACTCTCCTCGATCGATGTATTGAATGGCTTCTTCTTTGGCGCGGGAGGTTTGCAATTTTGTCACCCATTTACGAACTTCCGAATTAAAAGGATAATTCTCTAATTCTTGTTGGGAAACCACTGATAAGGAAAGAGTTACTTTTTTTTCTAGTCGCTGATTCTGTTGAGTATTATTCCATCCTAAAGTGATTTCACAAAGGGCTTTTGGTGTTGCCATGGCTGGAACTTTTAACCGCACTGCAATATTAATGGGGTTGCCAACAATTAAATTGGGAAGTAAATATTCACCATTATTATTGGTTTCTAAATCGTTAAAAACGTCCTCTAAGATCACCCCTGCTTGTGGCGTGAGGCTTAAAGTTACTTTTTGTCCGATGGTTGCAACTAAGCCTTGTAATTCATTTTGAAAGATGCTTTCTAACTGTTTAGGGTCTTCAATGTAATAATAGTTTCCATCCCCACTATTTGCCATTGCTTCCATCAAATCTTCGTTATAATCATCTCCAATACCAAGAGTGCTGGTGTTGATTCCATGTTGGGCTAAACCTTTCACGTCAGAAGCAATGAGATCAGGGTTGGTTTCACCGACATTGGCTAAACCATCAGATAGGAGTAACACACGGTTGAGGGCTTCTGGGTTTAATTGCTGACTGACTTGGGTGCTTCCTTCAACCCAGCCTTGATGTAGCGCAGTTGTTCCCCCTGGGATCAGAGTTTTAATTTTGCGGAGAATTGCATCTTTGTTTTCAACGAGGGTATTGGGAACTAGGGTTTTGACTTGATCGTCATAGCTGACAACGCTAACTCGATCGGTGGGGAGTAACTGAGAAACAGCATAGCAAGCCGCCTGACGCGCATATTCTAGCTTTTCCCCAGACATTGATCCAGATCGATCGATGACTAAACCCAGATTGAGGGGGGGACGTTTGACGGTGGATTCTTCAGTTTCGGGAGTAATCCGAATCACTAAGTCTAAGGTGGTTGCAACTTCGGAACTGATGACGGAACGCAGGGGGATGAGTTCAATGCGGGGTTGATTCATGGTTTTACTGGCGAGTTTTTTTGATGGATAAAGTTTGAATGAGATTCTTAATTTTTGCGAGGAGTTGCTCTTGTTGATTCAAGGTTTTTGGAAACTTAAAATCAGAGCGAATATGTAATTCTAGCCCTGGTACAATTTCCCAGCGTGTCCATTGGCTAGAGGTCACTTGCTTACTCTTTTCTGGTGAAGAAGGAACACTATATTGTTGATCCGAGAAGGATTCTTCGCGGAGTTGGGGTTGACTTGCTGATTGACGGTGACGCAGTTTCTGTAAATACTCTAAAGCTGAGTTGCTGGACTCTTCTGGAGAAAAAACATCTAACTGTACATCTCCCGTTAACCAATTTTTCAGTTCTTTATTGTTTTTCTGTCGTGCTAAATCATTGATCACATTCGCACTCATTCCTTCCGCTAATAACCGTCTTACCAATAAAAGTTGTAAGAGATGCCGATAAGTGTAAATGGCATACTTTCCCGCTTTTTTTGGCTCATCGACCATGCCAACGGTCGTATAATGTCTGACAAGACGGGGAGTAATTTCTGGTCTGACTTTCGAGTTATTTTTAGTTAAAGGAAGGAATTGAGGTAGTAATTGGTTGATTACCTCCACAAATTCTTCAAGAGACCATTGGGGGGTTTGGTTCGCCCATTGTTCAAGAGTGTTCATTATTAATATAGCAAGATATTATGTCATTGTCAACATTTGTTGTCATAGTGATCAATCAGGTAATGGGAGATATGATAGCCAATCAGTTCATCTAAGTTCACTCATCGGGGTCAGTTTCCGCAACAACGGCGATATTTTTAGGGACTGGAATCACAATTCCTTCTTGATCGAATGCTTCTTTCACCATTTTCCGCAACTCCCCTTGAATATCATCGTGAACCCCGCGACGGCTGTTATTCGGCTTCAATTTAGTGACAGCGCGAACCATTAATTGTATTGTTCCAAATTCTTCTAAACCATCGACTTTTGTCGGTTCTAAAACATCATTGGGAAACCGTTGTTGAATGTCTTTTCCCACATCCTCTAGCACCCGATACACTAAGTCGAGATCAGAATCATAAGCGACACCAACATCAATCACGGCGTAAATATATTCTCGTGAGTAGTTGGTAATTGATTTTATATCACCATTGCGTAAAATTTGTAACTGTCCGTTAGGATGGCGAATCCGCGTGTTGCGAAGCTCGATCGCCTCTACCACTCCCTCTGCATTTTCTACTTTAATATAATCCCCAACCAAATAATAGTTTTCAAAGAGGATAAAAAATCCGCTAACCGTATCATTCACTAAGTTTTGCGCTCCCAATCCCACTGCTAACCCCAAAAGACCAGCAGCCGCTAAAATAGGAGCAGGATCAATGCCAATAATTTCAAGAAGGATAATTCCCAACCAAACATAAATCCCGTATTTAAGGAAGTTTTGAACAATGGGAATAAAAGTTACTCTGCGTTTGCGTTCTCCTTCGCCAAGGGTCTTTTTGCCAAGAAAAAGTCGCACGACAAACAGATTACTAAATTCAATTAAAATTCGTCCCGCGAGAATAATTCCTAAAATCCGAATCCCATTAATGCCAATTACTGAAAAACCAACCAGGGGTTCAATTTGAGCAATGACCCAGGTACTAATTCCGATCGCGATCGCGTATTCAACACAGCTAATAAAAAAGGGAATTAATGTTCTGAGTTGGGCGTAAGATTGTAACGCAACATTCCGATTAATATAGGCTTCACTGAAAGCGTCGAGGGTGTCAATAATAGCAGGAGGAATTTTTAACAACAGCAGACCAAAGGCGATAATGAGGTAGATTTTAAGGATCGTAAAAAGAATATTGCTAACCGATTGTAGCTCAAAGGAAACGGTACATAAAAAAATAGTGGTTAACCATAAACTATTGGTAACATGGAGTTTTAAAACTTGGAAAAACTGGTCAATACTAAAGTCATTACGAGTGAATTGATCCCAATCTTGGAGTCTTCTATTGATGCGATCTAAGAGTTTTCGGAGTGGTTTATTAATGATAATAACCGTTGCGATCGCGATCGTACTTTGTAGAAAACTAAAACCAAGATCAAGCCAGAATGTTGGTGAAAGTTGATTAAAAGTATTAATTGTAGTTGACCAAAGCGAGTGACCTTGCCATAGTAAAACTAAATTAAACCCGATAATTGCAAGAGTAAAAACAATCCCTAAAAAAACTAACAGTTTGAGCAGTAGTTTTCGACTATTCGTTAAAAATTGTCGTGGTAAGGGTAATCTGGGAATTGATTCCAGTCGTTTAAAAAATAAATCTGTTCCCCAAAGTAGCAGAGAAAAAGCGGTCGCCAATAGGAGAATTTCTCCTGTAATTACTAATAAATCTATCAATGTAAAGCTCATAATGATTGGGTTTCAAGTTTTCTCAGTGCTATATGGCAATTATTTTGCCCCCTAACCCCCAATTCTGGG
This window contains:
- a CDS encoding vWA domain-containing protein; its protein translation is MNQPRIELIPLRSVISSEVATTLDLVIRITPETEESTVKRPPLNLGLVIDRSGSMSGEKLEYARQAACYAVSQLLPTDRVSVVSYDDQVKTLVPNTLVENKDAILRKIKTLIPGGTTALHQGWVEGSTQVSQQLNPEALNRVLLLSDGLANVGETNPDLIASDVKGLAQHGINTSTLGIGDDYNEDLMEAMANSGDGNYYYIEDPKQLESIFQNELQGLVATIGQKVTLSLTPQAGVILEDVFNDLETNNNGEYLLPNLIVGNPINIAVRLKVPAMATPKALCEITLGWNNTQQNQRLEKKVTLSLSVVSQQELENYPFNSEVRKWVTKLQTSRAKEEAIQYIDRGEYNLARSSLQKAEDMIQDSYSCFEKEEAQEEFAELSDLSTDLKQKDKKKFRKKAAFQSYKRRKSK
- a CDS encoding MerR family transcriptional regulator, with translation MNTLEQWANQTPQWSLEEFVEVINQLLPQFLPLTKNNSKVRPEITPRLVRHYTTVGMVDEPKKAGKYAIYTYRHLLQLLLVRRLLAEGMSANVINDLARQKNNKELKNWLTGDVQLDVFSPEESSNSALEYLQKLRHRQSASQPQLREESFSDQQYSVPSSPEKSKQVTSSQWTRWEIVPGLELHIRSDFKFPKTLNQQEQLLAKIKNLIQTLSIKKTRQ
- a CDS encoding mechanosensitive ion channel family protein — protein: MSFTLIDLLVITGEILLLATAFSLLLWGTDLFFKRLESIPRLPLPRQFLTNSRKLLLKLLVFLGIVFTLAIIGFNLVLLWQGHSLWSTTINTFNQLSPTFWLDLGFSFLQSTIAIATVIIINKPLRKLLDRINRRLQDWDQFTRNDFSIDQFFQVLKLHVTNSLWLTTIFLCTVSFELQSVSNILFTILKIYLIIAFGLLLLKIPPAIIDTLDAFSEAYINRNVALQSYAQLRTLIPFFISCVEYAIAIGISTWVIAQIEPLVGFSVIGINGIRILGIILAGRILIEFSNLFVVRLFLGKKTLGEGERKRRVTFIPIVQNFLKYGIYVWLGIILLEIIGIDPAPILAAAGLLGLAVGLGAQNLVNDTVSGFFILFENYYLVGDYIKVENAEGVVEAIELRNTRIRHPNGQLQILRNGDIKSITNYSREYIYAVIDVGVAYDSDLDLVYRVLEDVGKDIQQRFPNDVLEPTKVDGLEEFGTIQLMVRAVTKLKPNNSRRGVHDDIQGELRKMVKEAFDQEGIVIPVPKNIAVVAETDPDE